The following proteins are co-located in the Agromyces laixinhei genome:
- a CDS encoding endo-alpha-N-acetylgalactosaminidase family protein, translating into MTAKHWEPRISSPGFIDRFGKIGLAGVLAAGALIPISAVPASAAPASAAPASAAPASAAPASAAPASAEQTGAAASAPDGQIMLVSRDLEVAVSADFPQVVGYTDRDSDATLRGNPDVLTSLTINGADEPVTVTSKRAGRATAAYVITPSNLEGVVIEARLRAKHNVVTFEVTKITDPGAIVTSLQIPGQNLVTVSSADAGASVAAANLSVNRNVSGDAFIPVTPETPLDAEPQASNAIIANTSQLAAAFATNALYDTSSGVANKDAGNFFRQAVSDGAGGVEVGVSSGQWLVRADRATTTEELPWVKVAITPDANDDGTVDWQDGAIAMRDIRVAPFKGDQTPDNVVTHIPFNFASQATHPFLRTLDDVKRVSLATDGLGQVAMLKGYTSEGHDSANTDFGDNFNERAGGLDDLNTLAKQGEKWNASFGVHVNATEIYPEAKSFSDALANEDSKGWNWLDQSYYMDQREDIVSGTLDERIGELADATHKNLDFVYVDVYYQYGWLAQKIQDSLTDHGFRVGSEWADKLSENNTWSHWANDENYGGSDNKGINSQILRFVNNTQADVWNPDPKLGAPHLVEFEGWTNQNDFTAFLQNVWVSNLPAKFLQHEEIMRWTPEQIDLTGGVSVTGATAAERNITVDGASVLQGGTYLLPWSSKEGKKVDKLYHYNPDGGATTWSLTDDFAKNRTLSLYALTDTGREKVADVPVVDGQVTIEADAAQAYVLAAGKSPSSGSDLPKKAEFGDGTGIDDPGFSGGTLDAWNPTGGATAGRDDLGRRSATLGTEASSISQKLDRLKPGTYSVSAWVEVEPGRTRPTTLSVELPKGDSQSVTIDSSGAENFVAADEMHGTGMQRLRVLIDVPRGGAKPTLTIGAEAGEASVRIDDVRVVETSRLDLPEGAIYAEDFEDVDQGWGPFVKGDAGGSTDPRTHISERNEPFTQKGWNDRPIDMVLGGDWSLMAHEENSAPGGGPGMVYRTSEYTIPFEPGHQYRVSFDYQSSKAGEYAWVAGYDGATDPVVTSSEPIGEATETTRFEQTVDASFCGDTFVGLQRIGSADGADVILDDLLVEDLGESDAVPACAQLNGDLTPDVIEQGVPAEFVTTFTSDEPADIADVAVTLDVPEGWTAEATDAATAAGLAPGASLVTHWNVVAPASADGEFAFTANASYTTTTEPVGERSISTEVDVRTLPTAPQADVFASDHPWVSATNGWGPVERDQSNGEQGEGDGTPITLDGVAYEKGLGTHAPSTVRYYTGGFCTAFTAQVGVDDAQATRGSVQFSVIADGRTIVTTPVLGATSATVPINADISGALYVDLVVGTTPDGNGNDHADWADAKFACSDEPTEPTGPVAPAGTVFVSDLPFVSSTNGWGPVERDLSNGENAAGDGFPLTVGGTVFDKGLGTHADSSVTVLAGGACSAFTATVGLDDSHDAKQNGDVIFIVKGDGVELTRTDVIGWNDPGVALDVDVSGVELLELVVDRNADDAGDDHADWGDATLVCAS; encoded by the coding sequence ATGACGGCGAAGCACTGGGAGCCACGCATTTCTTCACCAGGATTCATCGACAGATTCGGCAAGATCGGCCTCGCGGGCGTGCTCGCGGCCGGTGCACTGATCCCGATCTCGGCCGTGCCCGCGTCGGCCGCTCCGGCGTCGGCCGCTCCGGCGTCGGCGGCCCCCGCGTCGGCCGCCCCGGCGTCGGCCGCACCCGCCTCGGCAGAGCAGACCGGAGCCGCGGCATCCGCGCCCGACGGGCAGATCATGCTCGTCTCGCGAGACCTCGAGGTCGCCGTCTCGGCAGACTTCCCGCAGGTCGTCGGCTATACCGACCGCGACTCCGACGCGACGCTGCGCGGCAACCCCGACGTGCTCACGAGCCTCACCATCAACGGTGCTGACGAGCCCGTGACCGTCACCTCGAAGCGGGCGGGTCGGGCGACCGCCGCCTACGTGATCACGCCGTCGAACCTCGAGGGCGTCGTGATCGAGGCGCGGCTGCGGGCCAAGCACAACGTCGTGACCTTCGAGGTCACGAAGATCACCGACCCCGGCGCAATCGTCACGTCACTGCAGATCCCCGGGCAGAACCTCGTGACGGTGTCATCGGCCGACGCCGGAGCATCCGTCGCCGCGGCGAACCTCTCGGTGAATCGCAACGTCTCGGGCGACGCATTCATCCCCGTGACGCCCGAGACGCCGCTCGACGCTGAGCCCCAGGCGTCGAACGCGATCATCGCGAACACCTCGCAGCTCGCCGCCGCGTTCGCGACGAACGCGCTCTACGACACGTCGAGCGGAGTCGCGAACAAAGACGCGGGCAACTTCTTCCGGCAGGCCGTGAGCGACGGCGCCGGCGGCGTCGAGGTCGGAGTCTCGAGCGGGCAGTGGCTCGTGCGGGCCGACCGTGCCACCACAACAGAAGAGCTGCCGTGGGTGAAGGTCGCCATCACGCCCGATGCCAACGACGACGGCACGGTCGACTGGCAGGACGGCGCGATCGCGATGCGCGACATCCGCGTCGCCCCGTTCAAGGGCGACCAGACGCCCGACAACGTCGTCACCCACATTCCGTTCAACTTCGCGTCGCAGGCGACGCATCCGTTCCTGCGCACCCTCGACGACGTGAAGCGCGTCTCGCTCGCAACCGACGGTCTCGGCCAGGTCGCGATGCTGAAGGGGTACACGAGCGAGGGCCACGACTCGGCGAACACCGATTTCGGCGACAACTTCAACGAGCGCGCGGGCGGCCTCGACGATCTCAACACCCTCGCGAAACAGGGTGAGAAGTGGAACGCCTCGTTCGGTGTGCATGTGAACGCCACCGAGATCTACCCCGAGGCGAAGTCGTTCTCAGACGCGCTTGCGAACGAGGACTCCAAGGGCTGGAACTGGCTCGACCAGTCGTACTACATGGACCAGCGCGAGGACATCGTCTCGGGCACGCTCGACGAGCGCATCGGTGAGCTCGCCGACGCGACCCACAAGAACCTCGACTTCGTCTACGTCGACGTGTACTACCAGTACGGATGGCTCGCCCAGAAGATCCAGGACTCGCTCACCGACCACGGCTTCCGGGTCGGCTCCGAGTGGGCAGACAAGCTCAGCGAGAACAACACGTGGTCGCACTGGGCGAACGACGAGAACTACGGCGGCTCCGACAACAAGGGCATCAACTCGCAGATCCTGCGGTTCGTGAACAACACCCAGGCCGATGTCTGGAACCCCGACCCCAAGCTCGGCGCGCCGCACCTGGTCGAGTTCGAGGGATGGACCAACCAGAACGACTTCACCGCGTTCCTGCAGAACGTGTGGGTCTCGAACCTGCCCGCGAAGTTCCTGCAGCATGAGGAGATCATGCGCTGGACGCCGGAACAGATCGACCTCACCGGCGGCGTCAGCGTCACCGGCGCGACCGCGGCCGAGCGCAACATCACGGTCGACGGCGCGAGCGTGCTGCAGGGCGGCACCTACCTGTTGCCGTGGTCGTCGAAGGAGGGCAAGAAGGTCGACAAGCTCTACCACTACAACCCCGACGGCGGAGCCACCACCTGGAGCCTCACCGACGACTTCGCGAAGAACCGCACACTGTCGCTCTATGCGCTCACCGACACCGGCCGCGAGAAGGTCGCGGACGTTCCGGTCGTCGACGGCCAGGTGACGATCGAGGCGGATGCCGCGCAGGCCTACGTGCTCGCGGCCGGCAAGAGCCCCTCTTCGGGCAGCGACCTGCCGAAGAAGGCGGAGTTCGGCGATGGAACCGGCATCGACGACCCCGGATTCAGCGGCGGCACACTCGACGCTTGGAACCCCACCGGCGGTGCGACCGCGGGGCGCGACGACCTCGGACGCCGCTCAGCGACCCTCGGTACCGAGGCGTCGTCGATCAGCCAGAAGCTCGACCGACTGAAGCCGGGCACCTACTCGGTGAGCGCGTGGGTCGAGGTCGAGCCGGGCAGGACCCGGCCGACGACCCTCTCGGTCGAGTTGCCGAAGGGCGATTCGCAGTCGGTGACGATCGACTCGTCGGGCGCCGAGAACTTCGTCGCGGCCGATGAGATGCACGGCACCGGCATGCAGCGGCTGCGCGTGCTGATCGACGTGCCGAGGGGCGGCGCGAAGCCGACGCTCACGATCGGCGCAGAGGCCGGCGAGGCATCCGTTCGCATCGATGACGTGCGCGTCGTCGAGACGAGCCGTCTCGACCTGCCCGAGGGCGCGATCTACGCCGAGGACTTCGAAGACGTCGACCAGGGCTGGGGCCCGTTCGTCAAGGGCGACGCCGGCGGCTCGACCGACCCGCGCACCCATATCTCGGAGCGCAACGAACCGTTCACCCAGAAGGGCTGGAACGACCGGCCGATCGACATGGTGCTGGGCGGCGACTGGTCGCTCATGGCACATGAGGAGAACAGCGCGCCCGGCGGCGGACCCGGCATGGTCTACCGCACCTCGGAGTACACGATTCCCTTCGAGCCGGGCCACCAGTACCGGGTCTCGTTCGACTACCAGAGCTCGAAGGCAGGGGAGTACGCCTGGGTCGCGGGCTATGACGGCGCGACCGACCCGGTGGTGACCTCGTCCGAGCCGATCGGCGAGGCCACCGAGACCACCCGGTTCGAACAGACCGTCGACGCGAGCTTCTGCGGCGACACGTTCGTGGGCCTGCAGCGCATCGGCTCCGCCGATGGAGCCGACGTCATCCTCGACGACCTGCTCGTCGAAGACCTCGGCGAATCCGACGCGGTGCCCGCGTGCGCCCAGCTGAACGGCGACCTCACGCCCGACGTCATCGAGCAGGGTGTGCCGGCCGAGTTCGTCACGACCTTCACCTCAGACGAGCCGGCCGACATCGCGGATGTCGCGGTCACGCTCGACGTGCCGGAGGGCTGGACTGCCGAGGCGACGGATGCCGCGACCGCGGCCGGACTCGCACCGGGCGCGTCGCTCGTGACGCACTGGAACGTGGTCGCCCCGGCGAGTGCCGACGGCGAGTTCGCCTTCACAGCGAACGCGAGCTACACCACGACGACCGAACCGGTCGGCGAGCGCAGCATTTCGACCGAGGTCGATGTGCGCACCCTGCCCACGGCCCCGCAGGCCGACGTGTTCGCGAGCGACCATCCGTGGGTGAGCGCGACGAACGGCTGGGGGCCCGTCGAGCGCGACCAGTCGAACGGCGAGCAGGGCGAGGGTGACGGCACGCCGATCACGCTCGACGGCGTTGCCTACGAGAAGGGCCTCGGCACGCACGCGCCGAGCACCGTGCGCTACTACACCGGCGGCTTCTGCACCGCGTTCACGGCGCAGGTCGGCGTGGATGACGCGCAGGCCACGCGCGGCTCGGTGCAGTTCAGCGTGATCGCCGACGGCCGCACCATCGTCACCACGCCGGTGCTCGGCGCGACGTCGGCCACCGTGCCGATCAATGCCGACATCTCCGGCGCGCTGTACGTCGACCTCGTGGTGGGCACCACGCCCGACGGCAACGGCAACGACCACGCCGACTGGGCCGACGCGAAGTTCGCGTGCTCCGACGAGCCCACCGAGCCCACCGGCCCGGTGGCGCCCGCCGGCACCGTGTTCGTGAGCGACCTGCCCTTCGTCTCGTCGACGAACGGGTGGGGTCCGGTCGAGCGCGACCTCTCCAACGGCGAGAATGCGGCCGGCGACGGGTTCCCGCTCACCGTCGGCGGCACGGTGTTCGACAAGGGTCTCGGCACGCATGCCGACTCGAGCGTGACGGTGCTCGCCGGCGGCGCGTGCTCGGCATTCACCGCGACCGTCGGCCTCGACGACTCGCACGACGCGAAGCAGAACGGCGACGTGATCTTCATCGTGAAGGGCGATGGCGTCGAGCTGACTCGCACCGACGTGATCGGCTGGAACGACCCGGGCGTCGCTCTCGACGTCGATGTCTCCGGCGTCGAACTGCTCGAACTCGTCGTCGATCGCAACGCCGACGACGCGGGCGACGATCACGCCGATTGGGGCGACGCGACGCTCGTGTGCGCGTCGTGA
- the nrdI gene encoding class Ib ribonucleoside-diphosphate reductase assembly flavoprotein NrdI — MTNLVYFSSVSGNTKRFIEKLGRSAARIPLHAREAALHADEPYVLVVPTYGGGDGKGAVPKQVIRFLNDPDNRSKIRGVISAGNTNFGTAFGLAGDIIAEKTGVPHLYRFEVFGTPDDVRAVDDGLDAFWSTQQLQTVSQ, encoded by the coding sequence ATGACGAACCTGGTCTACTTCTCGAGCGTCTCGGGCAACACCAAGCGCTTCATCGAGAAGCTCGGTCGCTCTGCGGCCCGCATCCCGCTGCATGCGCGTGAAGCAGCACTGCACGCCGATGAACCCTACGTGCTCGTCGTGCCGACCTATGGCGGCGGCGACGGCAAGGGCGCCGTGCCGAAGCAGGTCATCCGCTTCCTGAACGACCCCGACAACCGCTCGAAGATCCGCGGTGTGATCAGCGCGGGCAACACCAACTTCGGTACGGCCTTCGGTCTGGCCGGCGACATCATCGCCGAGAAGACCGGGGTGCCGCACCTCTACCGCTTCGAAGTATTCGGAACACCTGACGACGTTCGCGCCGTCGACGATGGATTGGACGCATTTTGGTCAACTCAGCAGTTACAGACGGTGTCGCAGTGA
- the nrdH gene encoding glutaredoxin-like protein NrdH: protein MTVTVYTKPSCVQCNATYRALDSKGIEYDVLDLSVDEGALAQVKELGYLQAPVVITDEGHWSGFRPDKIDELASRLS from the coding sequence ATGACGGTCACGGTCTACACCAAGCCTTCTTGCGTGCAGTGCAACGCGACGTATCGCGCGCTCGACAGCAAGGGCATCGAGTACGACGTACTCGACCTCTCTGTCGATGAAGGCGCACTCGCGCAGGTGAAGGAACTGGGGTACCTGCAGGCTCCGGTCGTCATCACCGACGAAGGCCACTGGTCGGGATTCCGCCCCGACAAGATCGACGAACTCGCCTCCCGCCTGAGCTGA
- a CDS encoding nucleotidyl transferase AbiEii/AbiGii toxin family protein, protein MSDDPFAALPEKDRAPASARVLEQWVRQASVALGTSAARTGWILASTIVVAALQRALGQDQQPLFLLKGGVYLERRLGASARATRDVDTLFRGSVDEFVLALDEVLAQPWGPVTLSRTPIQTINAPRIVKPRRFDVLLALRGITWRRVQVEVAFDDGQIREHSDRIAAPSTDFFGIQTPDALVGIAMAYQVAQKLHACTDPHEPPTFVNDRVRDLVDLLSIKHAYYPTPGSLDVVRKAAIDVFQARAVEATQIGRHPRSWPPTIVTNPLWANTFETPAEQAGVSSTLDELIIELNEWITAIDNARPWN, encoded by the coding sequence ATGTCTGACGACCCCTTCGCCGCCCTCCCCGAGAAGGACCGCGCGCCGGCAAGCGCCCGCGTACTGGAACAGTGGGTGCGTCAAGCATCCGTTGCGCTCGGCACGAGCGCTGCCCGCACGGGATGGATTCTGGCGTCGACGATCGTCGTCGCCGCACTCCAGCGAGCATTGGGTCAAGATCAGCAGCCGCTCTTCCTCCTCAAGGGCGGTGTCTACCTCGAACGACGACTCGGAGCATCGGCACGCGCGACGCGCGACGTCGACACCCTCTTCCGTGGCTCCGTCGACGAGTTCGTTCTCGCGCTGGACGAGGTGCTGGCGCAGCCATGGGGTCCCGTCACCCTTTCTCGCACGCCGATCCAGACGATCAACGCTCCTCGGATCGTAAAGCCGCGTCGCTTCGACGTCCTGCTCGCCCTTCGCGGGATCACATGGCGACGCGTTCAAGTTGAGGTAGCCTTCGACGACGGGCAGATTCGCGAGCACTCGGACCGGATCGCCGCGCCCTCCACAGACTTCTTCGGCATCCAGACTCCTGACGCGCTCGTCGGGATCGCTATGGCATATCAGGTCGCACAGAAGCTTCACGCATGCACAGACCCCCACGAGCCGCCCACGTTCGTCAACGACCGGGTTCGGGATCTCGTCGACCTCCTATCGATCAAGCATGCTTACTATCCGACGCCAGGATCGCTCGACGTGGTACGGAAGGCTGCGATCGACGTCTTCCAGGCCCGCGCAGTGGAAGCGACTCAGATCGGGAGACATCCGCGCTCGTGGCCGCCGACGATCGTCACGAACCCGCTCTGGGCGAACACCTTCGAGACACCAGCAGAGCAAGCCGGTGTCTCATCGACACTCGACGAGCTCATCATCGAGCTCAATGAATGGATCACCGCAATCGACAACGCGCGGCCGTGGAACTGA
- a CDS encoding type IV toxin-antitoxin system AbiEi family antitoxin domain-containing protein, whose protein sequence is MGAAPGELARLARRDKLERVGHGIYRFPELPATERDEYMLAVLWANTPDAVLSHDTALAVHELCDINPDRIHVTVPKGHRVSKRGGDAYVLHHAHLAEADLSWWQGIRTVTEKTAIQQGVDTGVPVHLLRAAIDTARERGRITIAEATGLTTQIETKYV, encoded by the coding sequence ATGGGAGCCGCACCCGGGGAACTGGCTCGGCTCGCTCGTCGGGACAAGCTCGAGCGTGTGGGCCACGGCATCTATCGATTCCCGGAACTCCCCGCCACCGAGCGCGATGAGTACATGCTGGCCGTTCTGTGGGCCAACACTCCGGACGCTGTGCTCAGCCACGACACCGCGCTGGCGGTGCACGAACTCTGTGACATCAACCCAGACCGAATCCACGTCACCGTCCCCAAAGGTCATCGGGTCAGCAAGCGTGGCGGAGACGCTTACGTCCTTCACCACGCCCACCTCGCCGAAGCAGACCTCTCCTGGTGGCAAGGCATCCGCACGGTCACGGAGAAGACCGCTATCCAGCAGGGAGTCGACACCGGCGTCCCGGTGCATCTGCTTCGAGCGGCCATCGACACTGCCCGCGAACGGGGTCGGATCACCATCGCTGAGGCGACAGGCCTGACAACACAGATCGAAACGAAGTATGTCTGA
- the nrdE gene encoding class 1b ribonucleoside-diphosphate reductase subunit alpha — MDYHSLNAMLNLYGENGEIQFDKDREAAREYFLQHVNQNTVFFHSLKERLDYLVEKEYYEQAVLDQYSFEFITKLNDLAYSKKFRFETFLGAFKYYTSYTLKTFDGKRYLERFEDRVVMTALGLAQGDEKLAVNLVEEIIGGRFQPATPTFLNTGKAQRGELVSCFLLRIEDNMESISRGINSALQLSKRGGGVALSLSNIREAGAPIKQIENQSSGIIPVMKLLEDSFSYANQLGARQGAGAVYLNAHHPDIMRFLDTKRENADEKIRIKTLSLGVVVPDITFELAKKGEDMYLFSPYDVEKVYGTPFGDISITEKYREMVDDPRIKKTKINAREFFQTLAEIQFESGYPYIVFEDTVNTANPIKGRINMSNLCSEILQVNTPTTYNEDLSYNEIGKDISCNLGSLNIALTMDSPDFGKTVDTAIRGLTAVSNMSHITSVRSIEDGNDKSHAIGLGQMNLHGYLARERVFYGSEEGIDFTNIYFYTVLFHALRASNAIAKERGETFVGFEDSKYASGEFFDKYTDAAWVPETAKVTQLFADAGVHIPTQEDWKALKASIQEHGIYNQNLQAVPPTGSISYINNSTASIHPIASKIEIRKEGKLGRVYYPAAFMTNDNLEYYQDAYEIGYEKVIDTYAAATQHVDQGLSLTLFFKDTATTRDINKAQIYAWKKGIKTIYYIRLRQMALEGTELELCVSCAL; from the coding sequence ATGGACTACCACTCGCTCAACGCCATGCTGAACCTCTACGGCGAGAACGGTGAGATCCAGTTCGACAAGGACCGCGAGGCGGCGCGCGAGTACTTCCTGCAGCACGTCAACCAGAACACCGTCTTCTTCCACTCCCTGAAGGAACGCCTCGACTACCTCGTCGAGAAGGAGTACTACGAGCAGGCGGTGCTCGACCAGTACTCGTTCGAGTTCATCACGAAGCTCAACGACCTCGCGTACTCGAAGAAGTTCCGCTTCGAGACCTTCCTCGGCGCGTTCAAGTACTACACGAGCTACACGCTGAAGACGTTCGACGGCAAGCGCTACCTCGAGCGCTTCGAAGACCGCGTCGTCATGACCGCGCTCGGTCTCGCGCAGGGCGATGAGAAGCTCGCCGTCAACCTCGTCGAAGAGATCATCGGCGGCCGGTTCCAGCCCGCCACCCCGACCTTCCTGAACACCGGCAAGGCGCAGCGAGGGGAGCTCGTCTCCTGCTTCCTGCTGCGCATCGAAGACAACATGGAGTCGATCTCGCGTGGCATCAACTCCGCCCTGCAGCTCTCCAAGCGGGGCGGCGGCGTCGCCCTCTCGCTCTCGAACATCCGCGAGGCGGGCGCCCCGATCAAGCAGATCGAGAACCAGTCGAGCGGCATCATCCCCGTGATGAAGCTCCTCGAAGACTCCTTCAGCTACGCCAACCAGCTCGGTGCCCGCCAGGGCGCCGGCGCGGTGTACCTGAACGCGCACCACCCCGACATCATGCGGTTCCTCGACACGAAGCGCGAGAACGCCGACGAGAAGATCCGCATCAAGACGCTGTCGCTCGGTGTCGTCGTGCCCGACATCACGTTCGAGCTCGCCAAGAAGGGCGAAGACATGTACCTCTTCTCGCCGTATGACGTCGAGAAGGTCTACGGCACGCCGTTCGGCGACATCTCGATCACCGAGAAGTACCGCGAAATGGTCGACGACCCGCGCATCAAGAAGACGAAGATCAACGCGCGCGAGTTCTTCCAGACGCTCGCCGAGATCCAGTTCGAGAGCGGATACCCCTACATCGTGTTCGAAGACACGGTGAACACGGCGAACCCCATCAAGGGCCGCATCAACATGTCGAACCTGTGCTCCGAGATCCTGCAGGTCAACACGCCGACGACGTACAACGAAGACCTGAGCTACAACGAGATCGGCAAAGACATCTCGTGCAACCTCGGCTCGCTGAACATCGCGCTCACGATGGACTCGCCCGACTTCGGCAAGACGGTCGACACCGCCATCCGCGGCCTCACCGCCGTGTCGAACATGAGCCACATCACCTCGGTGCGTTCGATCGAAGACGGCAACGACAAGTCGCACGCCATCGGCCTCGGCCAGATGAACCTGCACGGCTACCTCGCCCGCGAGCGCGTCTTCTACGGCAGCGAAGAGGGCATCGACTTCACGAACATCTACTTCTACACGGTGCTGTTCCACGCGCTGCGCGCGTCGAACGCCATCGCGAAGGAGCGCGGCGAGACCTTCGTCGGCTTCGAGGACTCGAAGTACGCCTCGGGTGAGTTCTTCGACAAGTACACGGATGCCGCGTGGGTGCCCGAGACCGCGAAGGTCACGCAGCTCTTCGCCGACGCCGGCGTGCACATCCCGACGCAGGAGGACTGGAAGGCGCTGAAGGCGTCGATCCAGGAGCACGGCATCTACAACCAGAACCTGCAGGCCGTGCCGCCGACCGGTTCGATCTCGTACATCAACAACTCGACGGCCTCGATCCACCCGATCGCGTCGAAGATCGAGATTCGCAAGGAAGGCAAGCTCGGTCGCGTGTACTACCCGGCTGCGTTCATGACGAACGACAACCTCGAGTACTACCAGGACGCCTACGAGATCGGTTACGAGAAGGTCATCGACACCTACGCCGCGGCGACGCAGCACGTCGACCAGGGCCTCTCGCTCACCCTGTTCTTCAAGGACACGGCGACGACCCGTGACATCAACAAGGCGCAGATCTACGCATGGAAGAAGGGGATCAAGACGATCTACTACATCCGCCTGCGTCAGATGGCCCTCGAGGGGACTGAGCTGGAACTTTGCGTCAGCTGCGCGCTCTGA
- the nrdF gene encoding class 1b ribonucleoside-diphosphate reductase subunit beta — translation MTLTDPVNSAQNDPAHTGGKLKLVSHVNAINWNKIQDEKDLEVWNRLVNNFWLPEKVPLSNDIQSWNTLTPDEQQLTMRVFTGLTLLDTIQGTVGAVSLIPDAITPHEEAVYTNIAFMESVHAKSYSSIFSTLCSTKDIDDAFRWSVDNENLQKKAAIVMEYYQGDSPLKRKVASTLLESFLFYSGFYLPMYWSSRAKLTNTADMIRLIIRDEAVHGYYIGYKFQKGLEGLSQAERDDLKDYTFSLLYELYDNEVQYTQDLYDGVGLTEDVKKFLHYNANKALMNLGYEPMFPKTVTDVNPAILSALSPNADENHDFFSGSGSSYVIGKAVVTEDEDWDF, via the coding sequence ATGACCCTTACCGATCCTGTGAACTCGGCTCAGAACGACCCCGCGCACACGGGCGGCAAGCTGAAGCTCGTCAGCCACGTCAACGCGATCAACTGGAACAAGATCCAGGACGAGAAAGACCTCGAGGTCTGGAACCGTCTGGTCAACAACTTCTGGCTGCCCGAGAAGGTGCCGCTGTCGAACGACATCCAGTCGTGGAACACGTTGACGCCCGACGAGCAGCAGCTCACGATGCGCGTGTTCACCGGGCTCACGCTGCTCGACACGATCCAGGGCACGGTCGGCGCGGTCTCGCTCATCCCCGATGCGATCACCCCGCACGAAGAGGCCGTCTACACGAACATCGCCTTCATGGAGTCGGTGCACGCGAAGAGCTACTCGTCGATCTTCTCGACGCTGTGCTCGACGAAGGACATCGACGACGCCTTCCGCTGGTCGGTCGACAACGAGAACCTTCAGAAGAAGGCCGCGATCGTCATGGAGTACTACCAGGGCGACTCCCCGCTGAAGCGCAAGGTCGCCTCGACGCTGCTCGAGAGCTTCCTGTTCTACTCGGGCTTCTACCTGCCGATGTACTGGTCGTCGCGGGCGAAGCTCACCAACACTGCCGACATGATCCGTCTCATCATCCGCGACGAGGCCGTGCACGGGTACTACATCGGCTACAAGTTCCAGAAGGGTCTCGAAGGTCTCTCGCAGGCCGAGCGCGACGACCTGAAGGACTACACGTTCTCGCTGCTCTACGAGCTCTACGACAACGAGGTGCAGTACACGCAAGACCTCTACGACGGCGTCGGCCTGACCGAAGACGTCAAGAAGTTCCTGCACTACAACGCCAACAAGGCCCTCATGAACCTTGGCTACGAGCCGATGTTCCCGAAGACCGTCACCGACGTGAACCCGGCGATCCTGTCGGCGCTCTCACCCAATGCCGACGAGAACCACGACTTCTTCTCGGGGTCTGGGTCTTCGTACGTGATCGGCAAGGCCGTTGTGACTGAGGATGAAGACTGGGACTTCTGA
- a CDS encoding NUMOD3 domain-containing DNA-binding protein has protein sequence MIETVEWSSELGQGAPIVGVVYGFRVRATGEYRYVGQTTKTVKRRLSEHRKVARDGRKTPFYDWLRKTPDDAYEVVVLERVATTREDLGQAEISWISLYRATGDRLLNLTDGGLGPLGVVWTPEQRKAAGDRARGRPTGVHRFGPDSPVWGRSHSDEQKAKWSAMRKGTNSGPENPNFGRFGPEHPSFGHSMSAESRERLSQMRRGELNPNFGKTASEETRAKMSAVRKGRPMPSSVRNAHTRHHTNKGVFNGTCRHCIDDRNNERDSS, from the coding sequence ATGATCGAGACAGTCGAGTGGTCGTCCGAGTTGGGGCAAGGTGCTCCAATCGTGGGCGTCGTGTACGGATTTCGCGTGCGAGCAACCGGCGAATACCGTTACGTCGGCCAGACAACCAAGACGGTGAAACGTCGTTTGAGTGAACACCGTAAGGTCGCTCGAGACGGACGCAAGACTCCGTTCTACGACTGGCTACGAAAGACCCCGGATGACGCATACGAGGTAGTCGTGCTCGAGCGCGTGGCGACCACTCGCGAAGATCTCGGCCAAGCTGAGATCAGTTGGATCAGTCTGTATCGAGCTACGGGTGACCGTCTGCTGAACCTCACCGATGGAGGCTTGGGGCCGTTGGGTGTGGTCTGGACGCCAGAGCAGCGGAAGGCCGCAGGTGATCGTGCTCGCGGGCGCCCGACTGGTGTCCACCGGTTTGGTCCGGATTCGCCGGTGTGGGGACGTTCGCACTCCGACGAGCAGAAGGCCAAGTGGTCTGCGATGCGGAAGGGGACGAACAGCGGCCCCGAAAACCCCAACTTCGGCAGATTCGGCCCTGAGCACCCCAGCTTCGGCCACTCGATGTCAGCAGAATCTCGCGAGCGACTCTCGCAGATGCGACGAGGCGAACTCAACCCGAACTTCGGAAAGACAGCCAGCGAGGAAACTCGCGCCAAGATGTCGGCGGTGCGCAAGGGGCGCCCCATGCCGTCGAGCGTGCGGAACGCTCACACACGTCACCACACGAACAAGGGCGTCTTCAACGGGACGTGCCGCCATTGCATCGACGATCGCAACAACGAAAGAGACAGCTCATGA